From a single Fulvivirga ulvae genomic region:
- a CDS encoding carbon-nitrogen hydrolase family protein has translation MAFFIFTRLSNTNTAIVENMTLQKVGIAQYAAHHLDLEKSLKRLEQIVDQASAEKIKLLVFGETWLSGYPVWLDHCPEIAKWNNAATKEAYLKLRQSSIEVPGKETGQIAALAQKHGMAIVIGVNEIIRKGRASGTVYNTLLTFDEKGRLANHHRKLVPTYTERMIYGPGDGHGLQVAETSVGKVGALVCWEHWMPLTRQALHDEAEDIHIAAWPTVHDKHLIASRQYAFEGRCFVLAAGQIMKAFEFPPELTLPTELANDPDKLVLNGGSCIIDPRGEYITPPLYDKEGLVAAEIDLSDRIKEQMTLDVSGHYQRPDVFDFQVNKARKV, from the coding sequence ATGGCTTTTTTTATCTTCACCCGGTTAAGCAACACCAACACTGCTATTGTTGAAAATATGACCTTGCAAAAAGTAGGCATCGCACAATATGCCGCTCACCACCTTGATCTTGAGAAGAGCCTGAAGCGCCTGGAGCAGATCGTGGATCAGGCCTCGGCGGAAAAAATTAAACTGCTTGTATTTGGAGAAACATGGCTGTCAGGCTATCCGGTCTGGCTTGACCATTGCCCTGAAATAGCCAAATGGAACAATGCAGCTACCAAAGAAGCTTACCTTAAGCTAAGGCAAAGCAGCATCGAAGTACCCGGTAAAGAAACCGGACAAATCGCTGCTCTGGCTCAAAAGCATGGAATGGCCATTGTAATTGGAGTCAATGAGATAATTAGAAAGGGCAGGGCCAGTGGTACAGTTTACAACACGCTGCTGACCTTTGATGAAAAAGGCAGGTTGGCCAATCACCATAGAAAACTTGTGCCGACATATACTGAGCGAATGATCTACGGCCCGGGTGACGGACATGGGCTACAGGTAGCAGAGACATCTGTTGGGAAGGTGGGTGCTTTAGTGTGCTGGGAGCACTGGATGCCTCTGACACGTCAGGCATTGCACGATGAGGCTGAAGATATTCACATTGCAGCATGGCCTACCGTACATGACAAACACCTTATTGCGAGCAGACAGTATGCCTTTGAGGGCCGTTGCTTTGTGCTGGCTGCCGGTCAGATAATGAAGGCTTTCGAATTTCCTCCGGAACTAACCCTGCCCACGGAGCTAGCCAATGACCCGGATAAACTTGTGCTTAACGGAGGAAGCTGCATCATAGACCCACGTGGAGAGTATATAACACCTCCATTATACGATAAAGAAGGCCTGGTGGCGGCTGAAATAGATCTCTCCGACCGCATTAAGGAACAAATGACACTGGATGTGAGCGGCCATTATCAACGGCCAGATGTTTTTGATTTTCAGGTTAACAAAGCAAGAAAGGTATGA
- a CDS encoding HTTM domain-containing protein, with protein MTLTQKLFRPVDNSPLILFRIVFGLLIFLEAWGAILTGWVRRAFIEPQYTFPFIDFSWLQPLSGYGMYIYYIIMGIAGLMVMFGFYYRLGIGTYAIMWSGVYFMQKTNYNNHYYLLVLMCMLMCLVPAHRYASIDAKRHPEKKSLTCPQWCLWLFAIQTTIVYIYASVAKMYPDWIAAKPISIWFDYKSDYFLVGPLLTKDWFQHTIAYGGIMFDLLIAPGLIWKRTRKYAFIASIFFHLFNSIIFQVGVFPYMGIALGVFFFEPEVIRRIFFKRKSIPEYLNTYKPRIAWVYIVGIYFVMQILLPLRHWLYPGNVHWTEEGHRLSWHMMLRVKSGYVFFKVADPKTGREWKVNPNKYLTYKQSKAIASRPDMCWQFVQILKEDYAAKGYPEVAIYAVGKVSLNGREQQPLYDESVDLAKVEWKRFGHSDWLLDLK; from the coding sequence ATGACGCTTACGCAAAAGTTATTTCGTCCGGTTGATAATAGTCCGCTTATCCTTTTCAGAATAGTGTTTGGACTATTGATCTTTTTAGAAGCCTGGGGAGCTATTCTTACCGGTTGGGTCCGAAGGGCTTTTATCGAACCGCAATATACATTTCCCTTTATTGACTTTTCATGGCTACAGCCCCTGTCTGGCTATGGAATGTATATTTACTATATCATTATGGGTATAGCCGGTTTAATGGTCATGTTTGGGTTTTACTACCGGCTGGGCATTGGCACCTATGCCATTATGTGGTCAGGCGTATATTTCATGCAAAAGACCAACTACAACAACCATTATTATCTTCTGGTATTGATGTGTATGTTGATGTGCCTTGTTCCGGCGCACCGCTATGCCTCAATAGATGCCAAACGGCATCCGGAGAAAAAAAGCCTTACCTGTCCCCAGTGGTGTCTATGGTTATTTGCGATTCAAACTACTATCGTATATATCTATGCTTCGGTGGCCAAGATGTACCCGGATTGGATAGCTGCCAAACCCATTAGCATTTGGTTTGACTATAAAAGCGATTACTTCCTCGTAGGCCCACTTCTGACCAAAGACTGGTTTCAACACACCATAGCATACGGAGGTATAATGTTTGACCTTTTAATCGCCCCGGGCCTGATTTGGAAGAGAACCAGAAAATATGCCTTTATTGCCTCCATATTTTTTCACCTGTTCAACTCAATTATTTTCCAGGTTGGAGTATTTCCATATATGGGTATAGCCCTCGGTGTGTTTTTCTTTGAACCTGAAGTTATCAGAAGAATTTTCTTCAAAAGAAAATCCATACCTGAATATCTCAATACCTATAAACCAAGAATCGCGTGGGTTTATATAGTGGGGATATATTTTGTAATGCAAATCCTACTGCCATTGCGCCACTGGCTGTACCCTGGCAATGTACACTGGACAGAGGAGGGGCACAGGCTTTCCTGGCACATGATGCTCAGGGTTAAATCTGGTTATGTTTTTTTTAAGGTGGCAGACCCAAAAACCGGCCGGGAATGGAAAGTAAACCCGAATAAATACCTGACCTATAAGCAATCTAAAGCTATAGCAAGCCGACCGGACATGTGCTGGCAGTTTGTACAGATATTAAAGGAAGATTATGCTGCCAAAGGCTATCCGGAAGTAGCTATCTACGCGGTGGGCAAAGTAAGTTTGAATGGCAGGGAACAACAGCCGCTTTATGATGAAAGTGTAGATCTGGCAAAAGTTGAGTGGAAACGATTTGGGCATTCAGATTGGCTACTCGACCTGAAGTAA
- a CDS encoding alpha/beta hydrolase, whose product MKTIKWSLVIVLLICAVYFLGPKVESPQFNKELPEVANDLHSLEKQIQKHEEETPNIKPDNESRIIWADSAYQKTPYSIVYLHGFSASQGEGAPLHLEIARRYGCNLYLPRLYGHGVADEEPMIDLTAEKLMNSAKEAIAIGKQLGEKLIILATSTGGTFALYLAEDDADIAGLLLYSPNIKIYDPNSWLLDEPWGLQLARLVKGSNYNRWEIDPEREKYWTNGYRLEALTHLEELIEETMNEETFASVTQPVFLGYYYKNDSAQDHTVLVPAMLEMYDQLGTPESLKRKVAFPNVNHHVIGSYLTSEDLESVRQETFRYIEEVLKLKSVDTVE is encoded by the coding sequence ATGAAAACAATCAAGTGGTCTTTGGTAATTGTCTTGTTAATATGTGCTGTGTACTTTCTGGGACCAAAGGTAGAGTCTCCTCAATTTAATAAAGAGTTGCCGGAAGTTGCCAATGACCTGCACAGTCTTGAAAAGCAAATACAAAAACATGAGGAGGAAACTCCGAACATAAAGCCGGACAATGAATCCCGCATAATCTGGGCGGACTCTGCCTATCAAAAAACACCTTACAGCATCGTATACCTCCACGGCTTTTCTGCAAGCCAGGGCGAAGGTGCGCCACTACATCTGGAGATCGCCAGGCGCTATGGCTGCAACTTGTATCTGCCCCGGCTCTACGGGCATGGTGTTGCCGATGAGGAACCAATGATTGACCTTACCGCCGAAAAGCTTATGAATTCCGCCAAGGAAGCCATAGCCATTGGCAAACAGCTTGGCGAGAAACTAATTATACTGGCTACCTCCACAGGTGGCACCTTTGCACTTTACCTTGCAGAGGATGACGCTGACATTGCCGGGCTACTGCTCTACTCACCAAACATAAAAATCTACGACCCTAACTCCTGGCTGTTGGACGAACCCTGGGGATTGCAACTAGCCAGGCTCGTAAAAGGCAGTAATTATAACCGTTGGGAGATTGACCCTGAAAGAGAGAAGTATTGGACCAATGGATACAGGTTAGAAGCCCTTACACATCTGGAAGAGCTTATTGAGGAGACAATGAATGAAGAAACTTTCGCTTCGGTAACTCAGCCAGTATTTTTAGGATATTATTATAAAAATGACAGCGCACAGGATCATACGGTATTAGTACCCGCAATGCTGGAGATGTATGACCAGCTCGGGACCCCTGAATCTCTAAAAAGAAAAGTAGCTTTTCCAAATGTCAATCATCACGTGATAGGATCATACCTTACCTCAGAAGATCTGGAGTCTGTCAGACAGGAAACTTTTAGATACATTGAGGAGGTGCTGAAGCTAAAGTCTGTAGATACTGTTGAATAG
- a CDS encoding YciI family protein, whose product MNRLILLLVLVCFTLTSYAQEKKYMFVFLNSNPDKEVLSEQAVDSLQKRHMANIQRLAAEDKLTVAGPFEGGGGIFILNTNDITKAREWIYTDPAIKANRYKIEILPWTPRSGGVCKVNEDVKMVFYTFIRYQTHITKFNVQQAPEWFLKHDQYLNNITKTGNVISEGVFDNDDGSILIMKGEVEPEVIMSDPAVKNGILQPEIKTIWVGQGSFCES is encoded by the coding sequence ATGAATAGATTGATATTGCTACTTGTTTTGGTCTGCTTTACATTGACATCCTATGCGCAGGAAAAGAAATACATGTTCGTTTTTCTGAACAGTAACCCAGACAAAGAAGTACTATCTGAACAAGCCGTTGACAGCTTACAAAAGAGGCACATGGCCAATATCCAGCGCCTTGCAGCCGAAGACAAGTTGACTGTTGCTGGGCCGTTTGAAGGAGGCGGAGGTATCTTCATATTGAATACCAACGATATTACGAAAGCCAGGGAGTGGATATATACTGACCCGGCTATAAAAGCGAACAGATACAAAATAGAGATTCTTCCATGGACTCCCCGGTCAGGTGGGGTTTGTAAGGTGAATGAAGATGTTAAAATGGTCTTTTATACCTTCATCAGGTATCAAACACATATTACTAAGTTTAACGTACAGCAAGCTCCTGAGTGGTTTCTCAAGCATGACCAATATCTTAACAACATAACTAAAACCGGCAATGTGATCTCTGAAGGTGTGTTTGACAATGATGACGGGAGTATTCTGATCATGAAAGGAGAGGTTGAGCCGGAGGTGATAATGTCTGATCCCGCAGTAAAAAATGGTATCCTTCAACCTGAAATCAAAACAATATGGGTAGGACAGGGCTCTTTTTGTGAAAGTTAG
- a CDS encoding aminotransferase class V-fold PLP-dependent enzyme yields MSPLLKSVEEAGIKGIRGKSNPTSISPSDFFKDTELLRKEFGKLIGTTEYNRIVIIPSVSYGTSTVAKNVQLEKNQNIIVMGEQFPSNYYPWKSLTDKAGAELRTIHAPKLTEGRGEAWNEKIIASIDENTKLVAMAHVHWADGTLYDLKAIRKKTREVGALLIIDGTQSVGALPFNTGEIQPDALICAGYKWLFGPYSIGMAYYGEAFDNGDPLEENWINRAKSEDFAGLVNYQDDYQPGALRYEVGEHSNFILVPMMLQALRQINDWGPENIQNYCHNITRDALARLKGTAYTVEDDQYRAQHLFGIRATKGLDTNRLKELTARDNIHVSVRGDAVRVAPHVYNSEQEVNLLIDRILEL; encoded by the coding sequence ATGTCACCTCTATTGAAGAGTGTGGAAGAAGCAGGCATCAAAGGTATCCGCGGAAAGAGCAACCCTACATCCATATCTCCATCTGATTTCTTTAAAGATACCGAATTACTCAGAAAAGAATTTGGAAAACTTATAGGTACAACCGAATATAACCGTATTGTAATTATCCCCTCTGTTTCTTACGGAACCTCCACTGTAGCCAAAAATGTGCAGTTAGAAAAGAATCAGAACATCATAGTGATGGGGGAACAGTTCCCAAGTAACTATTATCCATGGAAAAGTCTTACCGACAAAGCAGGGGCAGAATTACGAACCATACATGCTCCAAAACTAACAGAAGGAAGAGGCGAGGCATGGAATGAGAAAATAATAGCTTCCATTGATGAAAACACCAAACTTGTGGCCATGGCGCATGTACACTGGGCGGACGGCACTTTATATGACTTGAAAGCTATAAGGAAAAAAACCCGTGAAGTTGGTGCATTACTGATCATAGATGGCACTCAATCTGTGGGTGCACTTCCTTTTAACACTGGAGAAATTCAGCCCGATGCTTTGATCTGCGCTGGCTATAAATGGCTATTCGGACCTTACTCCATCGGCATGGCGTATTACGGAGAAGCCTTTGATAATGGCGATCCTCTTGAAGAAAACTGGATTAACCGCGCAAAGAGCGAAGATTTTGCAGGACTGGTAAATTATCAGGATGATTACCAACCCGGAGCTTTGAGGTACGAGGTTGGGGAACATAGCAATTTTATCCTGGTGCCCATGATGCTGCAAGCGCTGCGGCAGATCAATGACTGGGGCCCTGAAAATATTCAGAACTATTGCCATAACATCACCAGAGATGCACTTGCCCGGTTGAAAGGAACTGCGTATACCGTAGAGGATGATCAGTACAGGGCTCAGCACCTATTCGGCATCAGGGCTACAAAAGGGCTTGATACCAACAGGTTAAAGGAGCTTACGGCCCGTGACAATATTCATGTATCTGTTCGGGGAGACGCAGTAAGAGTGGCCCCGCATGTGTATAATAGCGAACAGGAAGTGAACCTCCTAATAGATAGAATATTGGAACTTTGA